A genome region from Thermococcus gorgonarius includes the following:
- a CDS encoding gamma-glutamyl-gamma-aminobutyrate hydrolase family protein produces MKPFIAIIVGTEESSWISIKQQFNVIKNAGGIPGVFLPDGDPEDIVDIADAIVLTDGPDVHPYFYGADPSPYIRSVDYDRDKFEIELFKLALKRDVPVLGISRGMHIMNVAMDGTLYQDIASEIPKAIKHDWDIRQTNPHQRLHGIRLKTASKVYEAIKDYLEVSSTNETFIHVNSFHHQAVKKVGEGFKPIAFSIDGITEAIEREEGFYVGVQWRPEYLPEMIGLYKALINAARESQYRRIERENTEMQEELLSGNEM; encoded by the coding sequence ATGAAGCCATTCATAGCTATAATTGTGGGAACTGAAGAGTCGAGCTGGATTTCCATCAAACAGCAGTTCAATGTTATAAAGAATGCCGGAGGAATACCTGGAGTTTTTCTGCCCGACGGTGATCCAGAGGACATAGTGGACATCGCCGATGCTATAGTGCTGACCGATGGACCCGATGTTCATCCCTACTTCTACGGAGCTGACCCATCACCTTACATCAGGAGCGTTGATTACGACAGGGACAAATTTGAGATAGAACTGTTCAAGCTGGCCCTTAAGCGGGACGTCCCCGTTCTTGGTATAAGTAGAGGAATGCACATAATGAACGTGGCCATGGACGGGACCCTCTATCAGGATATAGCTTCAGAGATCCCGAAAGCGATAAAACACGATTGGGACATAAGGCAGACCAATCCACACCAGCGCCTTCACGGAATCAGGCTTAAAACCGCCTCAAAGGTTTATGAAGCAATAAAGGATTACCTGGAGGTCTCAAGCACTAACGAGACCTTTATCCATGTCAACAGTTTCCATCACCAGGCAGTTAAGAAGGTCGGGGAAGGGTTCAAGCCCATAGCGTTTTCGATAGACGGTATAACAGAGGCCATTGAAAGGGAAGAGGGATTTTACGTTGGCGTTCAGTGGAGGCCCGAGTATCTTCCAGAGATGATCGGGCTCTACAAAGCTCTAATTAACGCCGCCAGAGAAAGCCAGTACCGCAGGATTGAGAGAGAAAACACAGAAATGCAGGAAGAGCTCTTATCCGGGAACGAGATGTGA
- a CDS encoding MoaD/ThiS family protein: MVRVKLMGAFAHLAGARELHVKLEGKKTVDELLRELIPRYDEFHDKIIMINGHPARGDAEVEDTDEIKVMPVLSGG, from the coding sequence ATGGTCAGGGTAAAGCTCATGGGGGCTTTTGCTCATCTCGCGGGAGCGAGGGAGCTTCATGTTAAGCTTGAGGGCAAGAAGACCGTTGATGAGCTCCTCCGTGAGCTCATACCTCGATACGACGAGTTCCATGATAAGATTATTATGATAAACGGCCACCCTGCAAGGGGCGACGCTGAAGTCGAAGACACCGATGAGATCAAGGTAATGCCCGTTTTGAGTGGAGGTTAG
- the for gene encoding tungsten-containing formaldehyde ferredoxin oxidoreductase, with product MKGWWGRILRVDLTNNKVWVQEYPEEVAKKFIGGRGLAAWILWNEAKNVDPLGPDNKLVFASGPFNGLPTPSGGKMVVAAKSPLTGGYGDGNLGTMATVHLRKAGYDAIVVEGQAKKPVYLYIEDDNVSILSAEGLWGKGTFETERELKKIHGKNVGVLSIGPAGENLVRYAVVMSQEGRAAGRPGMGAVMGSKKLKAVVIKGTKEIPVADREKLRELSQEAYNAILNSPAYPFWKRQGTMAAVEWTNENSALPTRNFQDGSFEFARSIDGYTMEGMKVKQRGCPYCNMPCGNVVLDAEGQESELDYENVALLGSNLGIGKLNEVSVLNRIADDMGMDTISLGGAIAFIMEAKEKGLIKDDAAPEFGDFKKAKQLALDIAYRRGELGNFAAEGVMRMAQKLGDDSFAMHVKGLEVSGYNCYIYPAMALAYGTSSIGAHHKEAWVIAWEIGTAPIEGEHAKKVEYKITYDPEKAAKVIELQRLRGGLFEMLTACRLPWVEIGLSLDYYPKLLEAITGVKYTWDDLYTAADRVYALIRAYWVREFGGKWDRHMDYPPKRWFTEGLKSGPYKGQHLDREKYDGLLSEYYRMRGWDERGIPKKETLKKLGLDFVVPELEQVTKLE from the coding sequence ATGAAAGGGTGGTGGGGAAGAATCCTCAGAGTTGACCTGACCAACAATAAGGTATGGGTACAGGAGTACCCCGAAGAGGTCGCCAAAAAGTTCATAGGCGGCAGGGGTCTTGCCGCTTGGATTCTCTGGAACGAGGCCAAGAACGTTGACCCGCTCGGACCCGACAACAAGCTCGTTTTCGCTTCCGGCCCGTTCAACGGTCTTCCTACCCCAAGCGGCGGGAAGATGGTTGTCGCTGCCAAGAGCCCGCTCACCGGTGGCTACGGTGATGGTAACCTTGGAACCATGGCCACCGTCCACCTAAGAAAGGCCGGCTATGACGCTATAGTCGTCGAAGGCCAGGCCAAGAAACCTGTCTACCTCTATATTGAGGACGATAACGTTAGCATACTAAGTGCCGAGGGACTCTGGGGCAAGGGTACCTTCGAGACCGAGAGGGAGCTCAAAAAGATACACGGCAAGAACGTTGGAGTTCTCAGCATCGGCCCGGCCGGTGAGAACCTCGTTCGCTACGCAGTCGTGATGTCTCAGGAGGGTAGAGCTGCCGGAAGGCCCGGTATGGGTGCCGTCATGGGGAGCAAAAAGCTCAAGGCCGTCGTCATAAAGGGCACCAAAGAGATACCGGTTGCCGACAGGGAGAAGCTCAGGGAGCTCTCCCAGGAGGCTTACAACGCTATCCTTAACTCACCTGCCTATCCGTTCTGGAAGAGGCAGGGAACGATGGCAGCTGTTGAGTGGACCAACGAGAACTCCGCCCTGCCGACAAGGAACTTCCAGGACGGTTCCTTCGAGTTCGCCCGCTCTATAGACGGCTACACCATGGAGGGTATGAAGGTCAAGCAGCGCGGCTGCCCCTACTGTAACATGCCATGTGGAAACGTCGTCCTGGACGCTGAAGGCCAGGAGAGCGAGCTTGACTACGAGAACGTTGCCCTTCTCGGTTCAAACCTTGGAATCGGAAAGCTCAACGAGGTTTCAGTCCTCAACAGGATTGCCGATGACATGGGTATGGACACCATTAGCCTCGGTGGGGCAATAGCATTCATAATGGAAGCCAAGGAGAAGGGTCTGATTAAGGACGATGCTGCTCCGGAGTTCGGCGACTTCAAGAAGGCCAAACAGCTCGCCCTTGACATCGCTTACAGGCGTGGTGAGCTCGGAAACTTCGCGGCTGAAGGTGTCATGAGGATGGCCCAGAAGCTCGGTGACGACAGCTTCGCCATGCACGTCAAGGGACTTGAGGTCAGCGGATATAACTGTTACATCTACCCGGCAATGGCCCTCGCCTACGGTACTAGCTCGATCGGTGCCCACCACAAGGAGGCGTGGGTCATCGCCTGGGAGATCGGTACAGCCCCGATAGAGGGCGAGCACGCCAAGAAGGTCGAGTACAAGATAACCTACGACCCGGAGAAGGCTGCCAAGGTCATAGAGCTCCAGCGCCTCAGGGGCGGCCTCTTCGAGATGCTCACCGCGTGTAGGCTCCCGTGGGTCGAGATCGGTCTCAGCCTAGACTACTATCCGAAGCTCCTCGAGGCCATTACTGGTGTCAAGTACACGTGGGACGACCTCTACACTGCCGCCGACAGAGTTTACGCCCTCATAAGGGCTTACTGGGTCAGGGAGTTCGGCGGAAAGTGGGACAGGCACATGGACTACCCGCCGAAGAGGTGGTTCACCGAGGGCCTCAAGAGCGGACCGTACAAGGGCCAGCACCTCGACAGGGAGAAGTACGACGGTCTGCTCAGCGAGTACTACCGTATGAGAGGCTGGGACGAGCGCGGAATCCCGAAGAAGGAGACCCTCAAGAAGCTCGGCCTTGACTTCGTGGTTCCTGAGCTGGAGCAGGTCACGAAGCTCGAGTGA
- the rpsJ gene encoding 30S ribosomal protein S10 yields MQKARIKLASTNIKALNEVTDQIKQIAERTGVRMSGPIPLPTKRIRITTRKSPDGEGTATFDRFELRVHKRLVDIEADERAMRQIMRIRVPEDVTIEIELIS; encoded by the coding sequence ATGCAGAAGGCGAGGATTAAACTTGCAAGCACTAACATTAAGGCCCTCAACGAGGTCACCGACCAGATCAAGCAGATCGCCGAGAGAACCGGTGTCAGGATGAGCGGACCGATACCGCTCCCGACCAAGAGGATCAGGATCACCACAAGGAAGAGCCCTGACGGAGAGGGCACAGCAACCTTTGACAGGTTCGAGCTCCGCGTTCACAAGAGGCTCGTTGACATCGAGGCCGACGAAAGGGCCATGCGCCAGATTATGCGTATCCGCGTTCCCGAGGATGTTACCATCGAGATTGAGCTCATCTCCTGA
- the tuf gene encoding translation elongation factor EF-1 subunit alpha, with the protein MAKEKPHVNIVFIGHVDHGKSTTIGRLLFDTANIPENIIKKFEEMGEKGKSFKFAWVMDRLKEERERGITIDVAHTKFETPHRYITIIDAPGHRDFVKNMITGASQADAAVLVVAATDGVMPQTKEHAFLARTLGINHIIVAINKMDMVNYDQKVFEKVKAQVEKLLKMLGYKDFPVIPISAWEGDNVVKRSDKMPWYNGPTLIEALDQIPEPPKPVDKPLRIPIQDVYSIKGVGTVPVGRVETGVLRVGDVVIFEPASTIFHKPIQGEVKSIEMHHEPLQEAYPGDNIGFNVRGVGKNDIKRGDVAGHTTNPPTVVRPKDTFKAQIIVLNHPTAITVGYTPVLHAHTTQVAVRFEQLLAKLDPRTGNVVEENPQFIKTGDSAIVILRPTKAMVIEPVKEIPQLGRFAIRDMGQTVAAGMVISIQKAD; encoded by the coding sequence ATGGCAAAGGAGAAGCCACACGTTAATATAGTGTTTATCGGACACGTCGACCACGGAAAGAGCACCACCATCGGAAGACTGCTCTTCGACACTGCCAACATACCGGAGAACATCATCAAGAAGTTCGAGGAGATGGGTGAGAAGGGTAAGTCCTTCAAGTTCGCTTGGGTCATGGACAGGCTCAAGGAGGAGCGCGAGAGGGGTATTACCATCGACGTCGCCCATACCAAGTTCGAGACCCCGCACAGGTACATCACCATCATCGACGCCCCTGGCCACAGGGACTTCGTTAAGAACATGATCACCGGTGCCAGCCAGGCTGACGCCGCCGTTCTCGTGGTTGCCGCCACCGACGGTGTCATGCCCCAGACCAAGGAGCACGCCTTCCTTGCCAGGACTCTCGGTATCAACCACATAATCGTCGCCATCAACAAGATGGACATGGTCAACTACGACCAGAAGGTCTTCGAGAAGGTTAAGGCTCAGGTCGAGAAGCTCCTCAAGATGCTCGGCTACAAGGACTTCCCGGTCATACCGATCAGCGCTTGGGAGGGCGACAACGTCGTCAAGAGGAGCGACAAGATGCCCTGGTACAACGGCCCGACCCTCATCGAGGCCCTCGACCAGATCCCAGAGCCGCCGAAGCCGGTCGACAAGCCGCTCCGCATCCCGATCCAGGACGTCTACTCAATTAAGGGTGTCGGTACCGTCCCAGTCGGACGTGTCGAGACCGGTGTCCTCCGCGTCGGTGACGTCGTCATCTTCGAGCCGGCCAGCACGATCTTCCACAAGCCGATCCAGGGTGAGGTCAAGTCCATCGAGATGCACCACGAGCCACTCCAGGAGGCTTACCCGGGTGATAACATCGGATTCAACGTCCGTGGTGTTGGTAAGAACGACATAAAGCGCGGTGACGTCGCCGGACACACCACCAACCCGCCGACCGTTGTCAGGCCGAAGGACACCTTCAAGGCCCAGATCATCGTCCTCAACCACCCGACCGCTATCACCGTCGGCTACACCCCAGTGCTCCACGCCCACACCACCCAGGTTGCCGTCAGGTTCGAGCAGCTCCTGGCTAAGCTTGACCCGAGGACCGGTAACGTCGTCGAGGAGAACCCGCAGTTCATTAAGACCGGTGACTCAGCAATCGTTATCCTCAGGCCGACCAAGGCAATGGTCATCGAGCCTGTCAAGGAGATCCCACAGCTGGGCAGGTTCGCCATCCGTGACATGGGTCAGACCGTCGCCGCCGGTATGGTTATCTCCATTCAGAAGGCCGACTGA
- a CDS encoding aminotransferase-like domain-containing protein, which translates to MKEKLQKLEKKLSAQPINFESFFSKKAMEIKASEVRELLKLVETSDVISLAGGLPAPETFPVETIKKIAVEILEKHADKALQYGTTKGFTPLRLALARWMEKRYGIPISKVEIMTVAGSQQALDLIGRVFIDPGDIIVVEAPTYLAAIQAFKYYDPQFISIPMDDDGMRVDILEEKLEELRRQGKRVKIVYTVSTFQNPMGVTMSVERRKRLIELASEYDFLIVEDGPYSELRYSGKPVPPIKHFDHEGRVIYLGTFSKILAPGFRVGWVAAHPHLIRKMEIAKQSIDLCTNTFGQTIAWKYVEEGHLDEHIPKIIEFYKPRRDAMLEALEEYMPDGIRWTKPEGGMFVWVTLPEGIDTKLMLEKAVSKGVAYVPGEAFFVHRDVKNTMRLNFTYVPEDKIREGVKRLAETVEEELKKL; encoded by the coding sequence ATGAAAGAAAAACTCCAAAAACTTGAGAAAAAACTTAGCGCTCAGCCCATTAACTTTGAGTCATTTTTCTCGAAGAAAGCCATGGAAATAAAAGCTTCCGAGGTTAGAGAACTCTTAAAACTCGTTGAGACGAGCGACGTTATAAGTTTGGCCGGAGGATTGCCCGCACCGGAGACGTTTCCTGTTGAGACTATAAAAAAGATAGCAGTCGAAATTCTTGAAAAACATGCTGACAAAGCACTTCAGTACGGAACCACCAAGGGCTTCACACCTCTCAGGCTTGCGTTGGCAAGGTGGATGGAAAAGCGCTACGGAATACCTATAAGCAAAGTTGAGATCATGACCGTCGCCGGTTCACAGCAGGCCCTCGATCTCATAGGCAGGGTCTTCATAGATCCAGGGGACATTATAGTGGTGGAGGCCCCAACTTATCTAGCCGCGATACAGGCATTCAAGTACTATGATCCCCAGTTCATTTCGATTCCAATGGACGACGACGGAATGCGCGTTGACATCCTTGAAGAAAAGCTTGAGGAGCTCAGAAGGCAAGGAAAGAGAGTGAAAATAGTCTACACGGTTTCAACTTTCCAGAATCCTATGGGCGTGACCATGAGCGTCGAGAGAAGAAAGAGGCTCATCGAACTGGCTAGTGAATACGACTTCCTGATCGTTGAGGATGGCCCGTACAGCGAGTTACGCTATTCCGGTAAACCAGTTCCGCCGATCAAACACTTCGATCACGAGGGCAGGGTTATCTACCTCGGAACGTTCTCCAAAATTCTTGCCCCGGGATTCAGGGTTGGATGGGTGGCCGCTCACCCACATCTCATAAGGAAGATGGAGATAGCCAAGCAGAGCATCGACCTCTGTACAAACACATTTGGCCAGACAATAGCCTGGAAGTATGTGGAAGAGGGTCACTTAGATGAACATATTCCAAAGATCATAGAGTTCTACAAACCGCGCAGAGACGCCATGCTTGAGGCACTGGAGGAGTACATGCCAGATGGCATTAGGTGGACAAAGCCCGAGGGAGGAATGTTCGTCTGGGTAACCCTTCCAGAGGGTATTGACACGAAGCTCATGCTGGAAAAAGCAGTTTCAAAGGGAGTCGCTTACGTCCCTGGTGAAGCTTTCTTCGTCCACCGTGACGTCAAGAATACCATGAGGCTTAATTTCACATACGTTCCCGAGGATAAGATTAGAGAAGGAGTTAAGAGGCTGGCGGAGACCGTTGAGGAGGAACTCAAAAAACTTTGA
- a CDS encoding S8 family peptidase, with protein sequence MRKALFTVALLVVLLVSTAAASTASAANGNSPERIFVEVDGPITSGVLDQLKANGLNVLYVFDEIGFVAGIANDKDLKRISRLKFVKNVGEDVQVFATSETLPSASPYGFGRYTWNLDMINVPTVHEEMGYTGKGVYVAVLDTGLVPNWRDYFEEDRIATEFGRAFLAVSLNAHYNPNAWEADTHGHGTHVTSTIIGFWVYDFYRVSGVAPDVKIIPVKVLHNTGSGWTTDIAAGILYIADLYKKEKESGGKVLPPEDEINPIVISMSLGGPVLSQIEKAAIDYAIDQGVFIVAAAGNDGELGMDYPGAYEPVISVGAAGWVGEWIFNNTVSGAWWIRSDVPEDLYKQVYVTDFSGREKEGQDLDVLAPGSWVVGPYPAYGAAHPPYWAQGVPGQYYFLGGTSMATPHVSGIVALMLQKDMEDGKIDLTQAEVENILENTAMPITWYSAWVINPSTGQPEEVTWGPDAVGSGLVQADAAVGAVG encoded by the coding sequence ATGAGAAAAGCCCTATTTACAGTTGCTTTGCTTGTGGTCTTGCTTGTGAGCACGGCAGCAGCTTCTACTGCCAGTGCAGCCAATGGAAATTCGCCAGAGCGCATTTTTGTAGAGGTTGACGGCCCCATAACCTCCGGAGTCCTTGACCAATTAAAAGCCAATGGACTGAATGTTCTCTATGTCTTTGACGAGATAGGCTTTGTTGCGGGAATTGCAAATGACAAAGACCTTAAGAGAATCTCAAGGCTTAAGTTCGTGAAGAATGTAGGTGAGGACGTGCAAGTTTTTGCCACAAGCGAGACACTTCCAAGTGCAAGTCCATATGGGTTTGGAAGATACACCTGGAACCTCGACATGATAAACGTCCCCACAGTGCACGAAGAAATGGGATACACTGGCAAGGGAGTTTACGTGGCAGTTCTTGATACAGGGTTAGTTCCCAACTGGCGGGATTACTTTGAAGAGGATAGGATAGCCACCGAGTTTGGGAGGGCTTTTCTGGCGGTGTCGCTCAACGCCCACTACAACCCCAACGCATGGGAGGCTGACACCCACGGGCACGGGACCCACGTCACGAGCACCATAATAGGCTTCTGGGTCTATGACTTTTATAGAGTAAGCGGAGTTGCTCCCGATGTAAAGATAATCCCCGTTAAAGTTCTCCACAACACAGGTTCTGGATGGACCACTGACATAGCGGCAGGAATACTCTATATCGCTGACCTTTACAAGAAAGAGAAGGAGAGTGGAGGAAAGGTTCTCCCACCGGAGGACGAGATCAATCCGATAGTCATAAGCATGAGCCTCGGTGGACCCGTGTTGAGCCAGATAGAGAAAGCTGCAATTGACTACGCGATAGACCAGGGTGTTTTCATCGTCGCCGCTGCTGGAAACGATGGCGAGCTTGGAATGGACTATCCGGGCGCCTACGAGCCAGTCATATCGGTGGGAGCGGCCGGATGGGTTGGCGAATGGATATTTAACAATACGGTCAGTGGTGCATGGTGGATACGCTCTGATGTTCCCGAAGACCTCTATAAGCAGGTCTACGTAACGGACTTCAGCGGAAGGGAGAAAGAGGGGCAGGACCTTGATGTTCTTGCCCCTGGAAGCTGGGTAGTCGGACCATACCCAGCATACGGTGCCGCCCATCCGCCCTACTGGGCACAGGGAGTCCCTGGCCAGTACTACTTCCTCGGTGGCACAAGTATGGCTACACCACACGTGAGCGGAATAGTGGCTTTAATGCTCCAGAAGGACATGGAGGATGGAAAAATTGACCTCACTCAGGCAGAGGTTGAAAACATTCTCGAGAACACTGCAATGCCGATAACCTGGTACAGTGCCTGGGTCATTAACCCATCTACTGGGCAGCCAGAGGAAGTAACGTGGGGGCCTGATGCAGTAGGTTCGGGACTTGTACAGGCCGACGCCGCTGTGGGAGCGGTCGGCTGA
- a CDS encoding SPL family radical SAM protein, whose protein sequence is MYIRPFDPWKSKLCTCPFKYTLNVYTGCDHACVYCYITSYIPNAFRVRIKEGLLQKLERELRNFDRRFIIALSYSSDPYPTIERELGITRKVLDLFRRYGVRCLLLTKSNIFERDIDILSELKCAVGITVTTIDEKKAKLLELNAPSPKDRIKALKKAEKAGIPVYARIDPIIPFYTWEDFDKTLEALSFVRHITVSTLKLRPDSKKRMFAKFPELMEKLWPLYEEGERVGGYYYLPQRIRFEILQKAEKEILKRGITFGSCREGYRSYPTCDGSHLVPG, encoded by the coding sequence ATGTACATAAGACCGTTTGACCCCTGGAAGTCGAAGCTCTGCACATGTCCATTCAAATACACACTAAACGTCTACACAGGCTGCGACCACGCCTGCGTTTACTGTTATATAACCAGTTACATACCCAATGCATTTCGCGTGAGGATTAAGGAAGGACTTCTTCAGAAGCTTGAGAGAGAACTGCGGAACTTCGATAGAAGGTTTATAATAGCCCTCTCGTATTCTTCCGATCCGTATCCAACCATCGAGCGTGAGCTGGGAATAACTAGAAAGGTCCTGGATCTGTTCAGGCGTTATGGTGTGCGCTGTCTTCTTCTCACAAAGTCGAACATCTTCGAGCGCGATATCGATATACTGAGCGAGCTGAAGTGCGCAGTGGGGATAACGGTAACTACCATCGACGAAAAGAAGGCAAAACTTCTTGAGCTCAATGCACCTTCCCCGAAAGACAGGATTAAGGCTCTAAAAAAGGCAGAGAAAGCTGGGATTCCAGTCTACGCTCGCATTGACCCAATAATACCTTTTTACACGTGGGAGGACTTTGATAAAACGCTTGAGGCCCTTTCCTTTGTGCGTCACATAACCGTCTCTACACTGAAGCTCCGTCCCGATTCAAAGAAGAGGATGTTCGCCAAGTTTCCCGAGTTGATGGAAAAGCTGTGGCCCCTTTACGAGGAGGGGGAGCGGGTAGGTGGTTACTACTATCTTCCGCAAAGGATAAGGTTTGAGATCCTGCAAAAAGCGGAAAAGGAAATTCTGAAGAGAGGCATCACCTTTGGATCGTGCAGGGAAGGATACCGCTCTTACCCGACGTGCGACGGCTCACATCTCGTTCCCGGATAA